Proteins found in one Salvelinus alpinus chromosome 11, SLU_Salpinus.1, whole genome shotgun sequence genomic segment:
- the LOC139534370 gene encoding SLAM family member 8-like — translation MSGGPFTCFSNLGILLLLLSNLHYGVGVSSYSSFHKTVGESVEMPADLEGHNVTAMQWKYRGKIIAEFNSKVVVYSPGSQFDGRLEMNVFNFSLTIRKLTLQDSGEFLVIAETDKQIPTKAVTLQVQEPILKIAIQTDIKHLANHSCTVRLVCNVSRYLNITYTWERDNEMYGDTQQIHFSLSPAERDISVKCNASNLVSWKTASATVKCSNDTTTPGLVWYTIYIGVSVGGAVVLILTVAVAVCYCRGRSNTEDLTDNTIYADVMDNTKSRDTRSNSQVNPISIYETVSDLVIPRLNKPQTLYDKITFGRREAHPSHFQEVL, via the exons ATGTCTGGTGGTCCCTTCACCTGCTTCTCCAACCTGGGAATACTCCTTCTCCTACTCTCCAACCTCCACTATG GTGTGGGTGTTTCGTCATACTCATCGTTCCACAAGACAGTAGGGGAATCCGTGGAGATGCCTGCAGACTTAGAGGGGCACAATGTCACCGCAATGCAGTGGAAGTACAGAGGAAAGATTATTGCAGAATTCAACTCAAAAGTAGTTGTATATTCACCAGGATCCCAGTTCGATGGGAGACTAGAGATGAATGTATTTAACTTCAGTTTAACAATTAGGAAACTGACTCTGCAAGACTCAGGAGAATTTCTAGTTATTGCTGAAACAGACAAGCAGATTCCCACTAAGGCTGTCACTCTGCAGGTTCAGG agcctaTATTGAAGATAGCGATCCAGACAGACATCAAGCATTTGGCCAACCACTCCTGCACGGTACGGCTGGTGTGCAACGTGTCCCGCTACCTCAACATTACCTACACCtgggagagagacaatgagatgTACGGGGACACCCAGCAGattcacttctctctctcaccagcagagagagacatcAGTGTAAAGTGCAACGCCTCCAACCTGGTCAGTTGGAAAACTGCCTCTGCAACAGTAAAGTGTAGTAATGACACAACCACCCCAG GACTGGTGTGGTATACCATCTACATCGGAGTATCAGTGGGAGGCGCTGTGGTGCTGATCCTCACTGTAGCTGTGGCAGTGTGCTACTGCAGGGGCCGAAGTAACACAG AAGATCTAACTGACAACACAATATATGCTGATGTTATGGACAACACAAAAAGTAGAGAT ACAAGATCAAACAGTCAGGTAAACCCAATATCCATCTATGAGACTGTCAGTGATCTGGTTATCCCAAGATTGAACAAG CCGCAGACTCTGTATGACAAGATCACGTTTGGACGCCGGGAAGCCCACCCTTCTCATTTCCAGGAAGTACTGTGA